The Geitlerinema sp. PCC 9228 genome includes a region encoding these proteins:
- a CDS encoding CBS domain-containing protein codes for MAPKDVVLCHTTADFDALGAAVGLTRLVPGAKIVLTGGCHPGVRDFLALHRDEYALIERRAVNLKQIRHIWVVDTQRRHRLGKAASWLDLPNIEITLYDHHQQDSNDLGATHTHIDTVGAATTLVVEQLQARGASLTPAEATVMALGVHVDTGSLTFDGTTARDARAVAWLLEQGANVSAIANYVDPGLSGRLQQLLKIALETLQTETIYSYEIAWVLLETDDYVPGLSSLASRLLELTEVDALILANVYAASDDGNNLRTTLIARSRIEGTDLNQLLAALGGGGHSQAGSVTMRCQDPQEALEDFLQQFKAQILPPLSARDLMSSPVRTIRPQTTVAETQRILLRYGHSGLCVVDERDRLCGVISRRDIDLALHHGFGHAPVKGYMTTHLKTIAPNTPLPEIENLMVRYDVGRLPVMENGELLGIVTRTDVLRQLHGERSKTTTSSPNQVDTSPSTCPLPTTMQTYLRDRLSPQVWELLSVAARLAAEKGWHLYLVGGAVRDVLLLQSEAENTSHQNSQWQLPQITDIDLVVDGFHRAVTPKAGVELAKALQKIYSTARLDVHGQFQTAALLWHQDPVMDSVWLDIATARTEFYPYPAANPEVEASSIRQDLYRRDFTINALAVCLTPPQSGQLIDFFGGLEDLQEGKIRVLHPNSFIEDPTRIYRAVRFAVRLGFELEEQSIRYIRYAIDSGVYERTVMQNPRAPALETRLKMELKYILQAPYGSWALKVLGDLGALRCIHPQLVLSDRVWHQIRYLQRLWHYLTHRSPGIEQTQSGKIELWLLLLEVLLSPLAGKERVVTARKLQLSDRSIERLSELDDNKHSIWEALPQCQCPSEVVRSLSGYDIQTLLLVGIQSSRGLRRQIWHYLTYLSQIKSLLNGRDLKELGYKPGPIFRRILEDVFAATVDGVFARAGDEKQQKEAAIAFVRQRYPTETAE; via the coding sequence ATAGCCCCTAAAGATGTCGTGCTTTGTCATACCACCGCTGATTTTGACGCTTTGGGCGCAGCGGTTGGTTTGACGCGCTTGGTTCCCGGTGCCAAAATTGTGCTAACCGGAGGCTGCCATCCGGGGGTACGTGATTTTTTGGCGCTGCATCGCGATGAATATGCCCTCATCGAACGGCGGGCGGTCAATCTTAAACAAATACGCCACATTTGGGTGGTGGATACCCAACGACGCCACCGTCTAGGCAAAGCAGCGTCTTGGCTGGATTTACCAAATATTGAAATTACTCTCTACGACCACCACCAACAAGACAGCAACGATTTGGGTGCTACCCACACGCACATCGATACGGTAGGGGCTGCTACTACGCTGGTGGTGGAACAATTGCAAGCTAGGGGTGCTTCCCTCACGCCGGCAGAAGCGACGGTGATGGCGTTGGGGGTCCATGTGGATACGGGGTCGCTAACCTTTGACGGAACTACTGCCCGGGATGCTAGGGCGGTGGCTTGGCTGCTGGAACAGGGGGCTAATGTAAGTGCGATCGCGAATTATGTGGATCCGGGCTTGTCGGGCAGGCTGCAGCAACTGCTTAAAATAGCCCTGGAAACGCTACAAACCGAAACCATCTACAGCTACGAAATTGCTTGGGTATTGCTGGAAACCGACGATTACGTACCGGGGCTATCCAGCTTGGCTTCCCGGTTGCTGGAACTGACAGAAGTAGATGCTCTGATTTTGGCGAATGTCTACGCCGCTAGCGACGATGGCAACAACCTGCGTACCACGTTGATTGCCCGTTCGCGTATTGAAGGAACCGATTTAAACCAGTTGTTGGCGGCTTTGGGAGGTGGCGGTCACAGCCAAGCCGGTTCGGTGACCATGCGCTGCCAAGATCCACAGGAGGCTTTAGAGGATTTTCTCCAACAATTCAAAGCACAAATTCTCCCACCCCTGTCGGCGCGGGATTTGATGTCTTCGCCGGTACGTACCATTCGCCCCCAAACCACGGTGGCAGAAACGCAACGGATTTTGCTACGCTACGGGCATTCGGGTTTGTGCGTGGTGGATGAGCGCGATCGCTTGTGTGGCGTTATTTCCCGCCGCGATATCGATTTGGCGCTGCACCATGGGTTCGGTCACGCCCCGGTCAAAGGCTACATGACGACCCATTTGAAAACCATTGCCCCCAATACCCCCCTGCCAGAAATTGAAAATTTAATGGTCCGCTACGATGTGGGGCGGTTGCCGGTAATGGAAAATGGCGAGTTGCTGGGCATTGTCACCCGCACCGATGTTTTGCGACAGTTGCACGGCGAGCGAAGCAAAACCACAACTAGTTCTCCCAACCAAGTCGATACTTCTCCCTCCACTTGCCCGCTGCCCACTACCATGCAAACTTATTTGCGCGATCGCTTATCGCCGCAGGTTTGGGAACTGCTCTCAGTAGCTGCCCGATTGGCTGCTGAAAAGGGCTGGCATTTGTATTTGGTAGGTGGGGCTGTGCGCGATGTTTTGCTATTGCAATCGGAGGCAGAAAACACTTCCCATCAAAATTCCCAATGGCAATTGCCGCAAATTACCGATATTGACTTGGTGGTGGATGGCTTTCACCGGGCTGTCACCCCCAAAGCTGGTGTGGAACTGGCGAAAGCCCTGCAAAAAATATATTCGACAGCACGCTTGGATGTACACGGGCAATTTCAAACTGCTGCCCTGCTGTGGCATCAAGACCCGGTGATGGATTCGGTGTGGCTGGATATTGCCACTGCCCGTACGGAGTTTTATCCCTATCCCGCTGCCAACCCGGAAGTGGAAGCTAGTTCCATCCGCCAAGACCTGTATCGCCGGGATTTTACCATCAATGCCCTGGCGGTCTGTCTGACGCCGCCACAGTCGGGGCAACTCATTGACTTTTTCGGCGGTTTGGAGGATTTGCAGGAAGGGAAAATTCGGGTTCTCCATCCCAATAGTTTTATTGAAGACCCAACGCGGATTTACCGGGCGGTGCGGTTTGCGGTGCGTTTGGGGTTTGAACTGGAAGAGCAGAGCATTCGCTACATTCGCTATGCGATCGACAGCGGCGTCTACGAACGAACGGTGATGCAGAATCCCCGCGCTCCGGCTTTGGAAACTCGCTTGAAAATGGAGTTGAAATATATTTTGCAGGCACCTTACGGGTCTTGGGCGCTGAAGGTGTTGGGGGATTTGGGGGCGCTGCGTTGCATCCATCCCCAGCTGGTATTGAGCGATCGCGTGTGGCATCAAATCCGCTACCTGCAACGGTTATGGCACTATCTGACCCACCGGTCGCCGGGGATAGAACAAACGCAATCGGGAAAAATTGAACTTTGGCTGCTGCTGTTGGAGGTATTGCTATCGCCGCTAGCGGGCAAGGAGCGTGTGGTTACTGCACGCAAGTTACAGTTAAGCGATCGCAGTATCGAACGTTTGTCTGAGTTGGATGACAACAAGCATAGCATTTGGGAAGCCTTACCCCAGTGCCAATGCCCCAGCGAAGTGGTGCGATCGCTTTCTGGATACGATATTCAAACTTTGCTTTTGGTAGGTATCCAAAGTTCCCGTGGGCTGCGCCGTCAAATTTGGCACTATTTAACCTATCTTTCTCAGATAAAATCCTTACTCAACGGTCGCGATCTCAAAGAGTTGGGATACAAACCGGGACCCATTTTCCGCCGGATTTTGGAGGATGTTTTTGCTGCCACGGTGGATGGGGTCTTTGCCCGTGCTGGCGACGAAAAACAACAGAAGGAAGCCGCGATCGCTTTTGTGCGCCAACGCTATCCTACAGAAACAGCAGAATAA